A genomic region of Streptosporangium lutulentum contains the following coding sequences:
- a CDS encoding efflux RND transporter permease subunit, which yields MTALARLSLANRSLVIMIALVLSAFGAFAIPSLKQQLLPSLSFPGAFVVAPYQGASPEIVEEQVTKPIESSFQGIGGVTELTSTSREGMAQVQVAFEYGTDIDAAVAEMQQAVSRIEAQLPAGVEPQVVTGGTDDIPVLVLAVSDGGDQRERADTLERVLVPELQGIDGVSEATVTGTRDENVVIVPDAKELAARRLAPTAVADALRANGQSVAAGNLTEDKTSLTVQVGSRITSLQELKDLYLLPAAAPQAGQQAPPQGRTAAGGQLGQVQRPAAAPKPVKLSDVAEVRWEQAASTSLTRTKGEPSLGVSVTMAPDGNAVAISHAVRERLADPAITQAIGGASAVTVVFDQAPYVERSIEDLATEGLLGLIFAVLVILVFLLSVRSTLVTAASIPLSVVIALIALWLGDYSLNLLTLGAMTIAVGRVVDDSIVVLENIKRHLGYGEAKRKAVLDGVREVSGAVTASTLTTVAVFLPIAVVGGMVGQLFAPFAITVTVALLASLLVSLTVIPVLAYWFLKAPVLTAEEARAVREAAEAKELRSPLQRAYLPVLRFATKRRLVTLLVGVVIFAGTMGLAGRLETNFIDSTGQDTVSLSQKMPPGTDLATTDAAAKKVEQVLASLKDVKAYQVNVGGGGGFLGGSGGGGDRASYSVTVAEGADSSALEETLRERLKAVTDAGEITVGGGGGPGGSTNQLQVIVQAPDTETLNSAAETVRAAMAGVGGLRDVASNLAASAQRIEVQVDREKAAARGLSETQIGQLVAQQFRGAPLGQVTLDGRTGDLIMRGGDAPESLKAVAALKLPTATGVVKLSDVAKVAKVDGPTQVTRIDGERSATVSGTATGSDLGAATTALTTKLDALSLPAGATYTIGGVSAQQDEAFGQLGVAMLAAIAIVFMIMVATFRSFVQPLILLVSVPFAATGAIGMLLATGTPLGIPALIGMLMLIGIVVTNAIVLIDLINQYREQGLGVVEAVIEGGRRRLRPILMTAVATIFALIPMALGLTGSGGFISQPLAIVVIGGLLSSTLLTLVLVPTLYVMLERTKDRLRRTPKAGRHEAEVKVYDADELAPAR from the coding sequence CCATCGCTTTCGTTCCCGGGGGCGTTCGTGGTCGCCCCCTATCAGGGGGCCTCACCCGAGATCGTCGAGGAGCAGGTCACCAAGCCGATCGAGAGCAGCTTCCAGGGCATCGGCGGGGTCACCGAGCTGACCTCGACCTCCAGGGAGGGCATGGCGCAGGTTCAGGTGGCGTTCGAGTACGGCACCGACATCGACGCGGCGGTCGCCGAGATGCAGCAGGCGGTGTCGCGGATCGAGGCCCAGCTGCCGGCGGGGGTGGAGCCGCAGGTCGTGACCGGCGGCACGGACGACATCCCGGTTCTGGTGCTGGCGGTGAGCGACGGCGGTGACCAGCGGGAGAGGGCCGACACCCTTGAGCGGGTCCTGGTGCCGGAGCTGCAGGGCATCGACGGTGTCAGCGAGGCGACGGTGACCGGCACCCGGGACGAGAACGTGGTGATCGTCCCGGACGCCAAGGAGCTCGCCGCGCGCCGGTTGGCGCCGACCGCGGTGGCCGACGCGCTGCGCGCCAACGGCCAGTCGGTCGCGGCGGGCAACCTGACCGAGGACAAGACGTCGCTGACGGTTCAGGTCGGCAGCCGGATCACCTCGTTGCAGGAGCTGAAGGACCTCTATCTCCTGCCGGCCGCCGCGCCGCAGGCCGGTCAGCAGGCGCCGCCGCAGGGCCGTACGGCGGCCGGGGGGCAGCTCGGGCAGGTGCAGCGTCCCGCGGCGGCGCCCAAGCCGGTGAAGCTGAGCGATGTGGCCGAGGTGAGGTGGGAGCAGGCCGCGAGCACCTCTTTGACGCGGACCAAGGGTGAGCCGAGCCTGGGTGTGTCGGTGACGATGGCGCCGGACGGCAACGCGGTGGCGATCTCCCACGCGGTGCGTGAGAGGCTGGCCGATCCGGCGATCACGCAGGCGATCGGCGGTGCCTCGGCGGTGACGGTGGTCTTCGACCAGGCGCCGTATGTGGAACGTTCGATCGAGGACCTGGCGACCGAGGGCCTGCTGGGTTTGATCTTCGCGGTGCTGGTCATTCTGGTCTTCCTGCTGTCGGTGCGTTCCACGCTGGTGACGGCGGCGTCGATCCCGCTGTCGGTGGTCATCGCGCTGATCGCGTTGTGGCTGGGTGACTACTCCCTCAACCTGCTCACCCTGGGTGCGATGACCATCGCGGTCGGGCGGGTGGTCGACGACTCGATCGTGGTCTTGGAGAACATCAAACGGCACCTGGGGTACGGCGAGGCCAAACGCAAGGCGGTGCTGGACGGGGTGCGTGAGGTCAGCGGCGCGGTGACGGCCTCGACGCTGACCACGGTGGCGGTGTTCCTGCCGATCGCGGTGGTCGGCGGCATGGTCGGGCAGCTGTTCGCGCCGTTCGCGATCACGGTGACGGTGGCGCTGCTGGCCTCGCTGCTGGTGTCGCTGACGGTGATCCCGGTGCTGGCCTACTGGTTCTTGAAGGCGCCGGTGCTGACGGCCGAGGAGGCGCGGGCGGTTCGCGAGGCGGCCGAGGCCAAGGAGCTGCGCAGCCCGCTGCAGCGCGCCTATCTGCCGGTGCTGCGGTTCGCGACGAAGAGGCGGCTGGTCACCCTGCTGGTCGGTGTGGTGATCTTCGCGGGGACGATGGGCCTGGCCGGACGGCTGGAGACCAACTTCATCGACTCCACGGGGCAGGACACCGTCTCCCTCAGCCAGAAGATGCCGCCCGGCACCGATCTGGCCACGACGGACGCGGCGGCCAAGAAGGTCGAGCAGGTGCTGGCCTCCCTGAAGGACGTGAAGGCCTATCAGGTCAACGTGGGCGGCGGCGGCGGATTCCTGGGCGGGTCCGGTGGGGGCGGCGATCGTGCCTCCTACTCGGTGACGGTCGCCGAGGGCGCCGACTCCTCGGCGCTGGAGGAGACGCTGCGTGAGCGGCTGAAGGCCGTGACCGACGCCGGTGAGATCACCGTGGGCGGTGGCGGCGGTCCGGGCGGGTCGACCAACCAGCTCCAGGTGATCGTGCAGGCGCCGGACACCGAGACGCTGAACAGCGCGGCCGAGACGGTGCGCGCGGCGATGGCGGGTGTGGGCGGGCTGCGGGACGTGGCCTCGAACCTGGCGGCCAGCGCGCAGCGCATCGAGGTTCAGGTCGACCGGGAGAAGGCGGCGGCCCGGGGGCTGAGCGAGACGCAGATCGGGCAGTTGGTGGCGCAGCAGTTCCGCGGCGCGCCGCTGGGCCAGGTCACCCTGGACGGGCGGACCGGTGATCTGATCATGCGTGGCGGGGACGCGCCGGAGAGCCTGAAGGCGGTCGCCGCGCTGAAGCTGCCGACCGCGACCGGCGTGGTGAAGCTGTCGGATGTGGCGAAGGTGGCGAAGGTCGACGGGCCGACGCAGGTGACCCGGATCGACGGCGAGCGCAGTGCGACGGTGTCGGGTACGGCCACCGGCAGTGACCTGGGCGCGGCGACGACGGCGCTGACCACCAAGTTGGACGCCCTGTCGCTTCCGGCGGGGGCGACGTACACCATCGGCGGGGTGAGCGCGCAGCAGGACGAGGCGTTCGGGCAGCTGGGCGTGGCGATGCTGGCGGCCATCGCGATCGTCTTCATGATCATGGTGGCGACGTTCCGGAGCTTCGTGCAGCCGCTGATCCTGCTGGTGTCGGTGCCGTTCGCGGCGACCGGCGCGATCGGCATGCTGCTGGCGACCGGCACGCCGCTGGGGATCCCGGCGTTGATCGGCATGCTGATGCTGATCGGCATCGTGGTGACCAACGCGATCGTGTTGATCGACCTGATCAACCAGTACCGCGAGCAGGGGCTGGGCGTCGTGGAGGCGGTCATCGAGGGTGGCCGGCGCCGCCTGCGGCCGATCCTGATGACCGCGGTCGCGACGATCTTCGCGTTGATCCCGATGGCGCTGGGCCTGACCGGGTCGGGCGGGTTCATCTCCCAGCCGCTGGCGATCGTGGTGATCGGCGGCCTGCTGTCGTCGACGCTGCTGACGCTGGTGCTGGTGCCGACCCTGTATGTGATGCTGGAGCGGACGAAGGATCGTCTGCGCCGCACGCCGAAGGCCGGCCGGCACGAGGCCGAGGTGAAGGTCTACGACGCCGACGAGCTGGCGCCGGCCCGTTAG